ACTGCACCAGATTGGTGAAGCGGCGCAGGATGCGGTCTTCATCGAGCGAGGCGACGGATTTGAGCTGCTCCTCGATCTCGGCAAGGAGAGCTATCTCGCGCGCCGAACGCTCGCGATCGGTCAGGACGAGGCGCGGATCGCGGCGGGCCTGGAACAGCGCGACGAGGCTGGCTGTGATCGCGGCGTTCTTGCGCAAGGTCTCCCACATATAGTCCTGGGTGAACGGTGCGCGGATCTGGTGCAGATAGCGCGACAGCGCCCGGATGGTCGAGACTTCCCGCCAGCCCAGGGCCGTGCGCAGGATCAAGGCATTGTACCCGTCGGATTCGGCGCGATCGGTGACCACCGCCATGATCGAGGCCTCCAGGCGATGGCTGAAGTCCCGGCTGATCTCGATCGGCTGGCCGTCGCTGGTCTCGATCGTCATGTCGTGCAGCCAGACCGGCTCAGGCCTGTTGCCGGGCACGATCTGATAGGTGCGTTCGTTGACCACGCGCAGGCCGTGATTTTCGATCACCGGCACGCGGTAGGACAGCGACAGCGGCGCGGCATCCGAAAACACCTTCAGGCCGAAACGCCTGGGATCATCCTCCTCGAAGCGGTGAACCGAGATCATCACAGGGCGGGCTGGCGTGAGCTTCTCGACGGTGGCGATATCGACGATGGCCTGTTCTGCCGTGGAAGCCTCGGTATAGCCGCCGCTGAAGGCCTGAGCGTAACGATTTGCGAGCATGCGCGCCCGCATGCCGTCGGTCGACGTAGCCAGCGCGGCCTTCAGCTTGTCGGCCCAGGTCGCGGCAATGGCGCTGATCCCGGCTTCCAGCGTGGCGCGCTCGACGGCGGGAGTCTTACCTTCATAGCGTCCGACGATGTAGTGGACGCGCGCCAATGCCCCTTCGGGGAAGGACACGTAGGAGGCCGACAGTGTCCCCTTGTAGGTCTGCGACAGGAAGGCGCCGACGCGCGTGCGCACGTCGGTGTCGTATTTGTCGCGCGGAATGAAAACGAGGATGGAAACGAAGCGATCGAACTTGTCGACCCGCGCCAGCGCCCGGACGCGGGGGCGCTCATAGAGGATCAGGATCTCCATGACGAAATCGAAGAGGGTATCGACGTCGATCTGGAATAGTTCGTCGCGCGGATATTCCTCGAGAATATGCTGGAGAGCCTTGCCTGAATGGCTATTCGGGTCGAAGCCGGCCCGCTGGAGCACCCGCGATACCTTGAGGCGAACATAGGGGATCTGTCGTGCCGAGCGCGTATAGGCACCCGAGGTGAACAGGCCGACGACTCGCAATTCACCCTCGAGCCGGCCGTCGGGCGTATAGAGCTTGATGCCGACATAATCGATCCGGATGCGACGATGAACGCGGCTGCTCACATTGGCCTTGATGACGATGAGCAGGGTCGGCTCGCGCATGAACTCGCGAATCTCCGACGTCATCACCACCATTTCGCTGCCGCGGCGCAGGACCTTCACATCGGGATCGCGGAGGATACCGAGGCCCTCGGCGGTCGTGATGTCGTCCGACGCATCGCGGCTGGGCGAGAAGCGATATTCGCGCACGCCGAGAAAGGTGAAATTGTCCGCGCACAGCCATTGCAGGAACTGGTTGGCCTCGGCGACCTCGTCGATCGGCAGCGGCGGCGGATTGGACGAGAACGTCTTGACCGCATCCTCGACGCGGTCGCGCATGGCGCGCCAGTCCGCGACGCAGGCGCGCACGTCGCTCAACGCCCTGGTGAGGCCGTCAATCAGCCTCTCGCGGTCCGCGTCGGCGTCCAGGCGAGTAATGTGGAGGTGAATCAGGCTCTCTCGCACGCCCTTTGCCCCTTCCGGCAGTGCCTCGCCGTAGAAGCGCAGGAGCTTGCCCTGGTCATCGCGCTCCACCGCGATGATGGGGTGAGCGACGAGGGTGACTTCGATGCCCTGCTCGGTGAGCTCCGCCATGGTGGAATCGAACAGGAAGGGCATGTTGTCGTTGAGGATTTCGAGCACGGAGATCTCGCGCCCATCCGGCATCAGCGGATTGACGACGCGGATATCGGCACGCTCCGCCGTGCGCCGCTGCACATGCTCCCAGGCTTGCTCCGCCAGGAAGGCAAGCGAGGAAGCATCGTGACTGGAGAGATCCTCGACATTGGTGAAGGCGAACAGAAGCTCGGCAAAGCTTCGGGGGGCCTTGCCCGGCTGCACGCTTCCTGCTGCCTCGCGGATCAGAGTTGCCCGGGCCTTGTCGTCACGCCATGCCATAGCGTCCTCCATGTCCCAGCCGACGAGCCGCAGTTACGGTCGGGCGTTGCTCTTGGCGTGCGCCTCTTTGTGCGCATTGTTCCCTGACCGAGATTTCAATTGCGTAGGTGAAATCTGCAGTCGTGCGGCTGCGATCATATTAGCATTCCGGAGCCGTCATGGCGCGCGGAGTTGTAAGGCGAAGCCTGGGGGACAAACCGGAGACAACAACCATCGTGCCATCGGGCCGTCCTGAGAAATCGCAAGTAGTTTCAATTATGTATGTGGCTTTGTTCTGAATGGCGCCGCCGTTGCCTCGATCGGATCGGAGCTGTCCCGCTACGGAACGCGGGTCAGCTCGACGCCGTCGACCACCATCTTCCACGTCCGGCCTCTTGGTGGGGTGGCGTCGATGCCTCAATGGAATGCCGACGACGAATTTATCGTCTTACGCATGCGCTCGGTCCGCGCGTATCGCCCGGTCCGTCCCTACAGGAACTTCCACTTTTTCCCGGCGTTGAATCCGCGGCTCGCACAAGGCGGCCGGTCCGCGCGATGAAGAACTTTTCCAACGTCGAATTCTCCCCCGAGGTGATCGAACTCATGACCGCCGCCCTCGAAGCTGCGGTTGCAACCCTGCCGGAGCCCGTGCAGTCCTCGCATGTCAACGCGCTCGCCGAATCCATCCTGCGTACCGCCAGTGCGGGCGAGCGCGATGTGGCGAACTTGCAGAGGATCGCTCTGATGGAGCTGCAACTGGCGCCGCGCAACTGATGAGGCCGACATGAAGACCACAGCTGCCGTCGTCATTGCGCTGTCTGCGACCTTGTCCATTGCCCGGGCCGACAGCTGGACGACCTATCGAATTCCCGAGTCCGGAACATCGGTCGAGATTCCCACATCGATCTTTACGGAGCTTGCCGGGAAGCCCGACGGATACGGCCAGCAATTTCGCACGTCCGACGGCAGCGCCGATCTCACCGTCCAGGCCGTTGCGAACCAAGAAGATCTCTCGCCGGCTGAATTCCTTAGCCGGAAGAATCCTCCGGCCGGGATCATCTATCAGCGGATTGCGCCCAGCTTCTTCGTGGTCTCCAGCATCAAGCGCGACAAGATCTGGTATGACCGCTGCAATTTCTCACGGCGCTACGTGCATTGCGTGCTGATCAACTATCCCACCGCCGAGAAGCGGCAATGGGACCACGTGGTGACGCGGATCAGCCACAGCCTGAGTGGCGGCTGACCAGGTCACGAGACAAAGAACTGCCCGCGCAGTTCGGACAGCCGGTCGTACGAGCGCAGCTGTCGATCGTTCTCACCGCCACCCCAGCGCCGGCGCAACATGCGTCAGGATCGCCTCGATCGCATGCGCACAATAGTCGACACCCAGCTGGTTCGGGATGGTCAGCAGCAAGGTATCGGCCTCGGCAATCGCCTCGTCCTGCCGAAGCTGCTCGACGAGCACATCCGGCTCAGCCGCATAGCTCCGACCGAAGATCGCGCGGGTGCGCGGGTCGATGAAGCCGATCTGGTCCTCGCCGCCGCGCTCCCCGCCGAAATAGGCGCGGTCGCGATCGTTCATCAGCGCGAAAATGCTGCGGCTGACGGAGACACGGGGCGCACGGATGTGGCCGGCGTTCTTCCATGCCGCGCGATAGGCCCGGATTTGCGCGGCTCGGCAGCCTCTCTCGTAGCGCGACGAGGCTGCCGCAAGCTCATGCGCGCGTCACGGGCATTGGTGACGTAGACCATCGTTGCCCAAATAGGTCCCTGAGCCGGGGTCGTAGGATCGATAACGCTGCACGCAGTAGGACTCGGCGTTGGCGCGAGCCTGGCTACTGGCGATCGCGCCTCCGATGATTGCGCCCGCTGCTAAGCCACCAAGTACGGCTGCGCCGTTACCGTAGTGACCGTGATGATGCCTGTAATGGTAATGACCAGGCCCATGTCCGTGCCAATGTCGGTACTGCACCTGTTGCACGCCTTGGTCAGGACCGGGGTTCGCTATCGGCAGAGGAGCCGCGAGCACGGGTGAAGCGGCCGCTGAGAGCATCGCTCCAGCGGTGAGGACGACGAAAGTTCTACGCAGTGTCATGTCGGGCTCCATGCCATTGAGGATGTCGGAGCAACGGCGGGTTGCCCCGCTGGGTTCCGTCAACGTCGGGCGAGCGTCAGAGGGTCGCAGAAAATGAACTATTCGTAAGGATAGTAGCCGAACCACCGCACGCTGAACGTCGCGGTAGCACGCGGGATTTCCATACCAAGAGGCGCCCGCGGCTATGCGTCCTCGCCGTCCCGCCGGCGGAAGGACGGCGACATCATCGTGACCGCTGCGGCACGCTCTTCTGCTTTGCGCGAGGTTGCTGCCCGTGGTCGCCCGACGGCGATGTGAGCTTCAATTCTGTGGCTCAGGCCTTCACCGCAGGCCCTGTTCGTCGACCAGAATGCGGTGGATCTCGATGCGCTCCGGCAACTCGATCAGGAATTCCGCGTCGCGCGTGAGATGATGGACCTTGGTCGGCTCGCCCTTAGTGAAAGCCGTCATGGCCTCGATGTCCGCCCAGTAGGAAATGGTCGTGAACCACGTCTCCTCATCACGGTCCTCGCGCAATTGCTGCACACCGAGCGCGGTCTTCAATAGCGGCGGAATGCCCTCGGCTTGCAGATAGGCCTGGTAGATATCGGCGACATCGCGGCGGGTACGGCCGCGCCAGATGCGGGCGATGGTCGGTTTGGTCGGCATGACATGGTTCCTTGCGCACGCACGTCCTCAACAAGGGAATTGACCCAGCCAGGATCAGTTCCGCGCATGCCGTGTTTCGCCGCAGCCTCGAAGCTGCAGGAGGCGCGCCTGTCAGGAACTGCCATTTTTCCCGACGTTGAGCAGGTGGCTCGCACAAGGAGCGGGTCCGCATGATGAAGAACTTTTCCAACGCCGAATTTTCTCCCGAGGTGATCGAACTGATGACCGCCGCGCTGGAAGCTGCGGTCGCCACACTGCCGGAGCCGGTGCATTCCTCGCGGCTCGTCGGCGAGCAGGGCGACGAGACCCTGGCCGCGATTGAGAATCGTACGAACGGAAGCGGCCCCGCGTTTGCCTCACCGCCACCCCAGCGCCGGCGCAACATGCGTCAGGATCGCCTCGATCGCATGCGCACAATAGTCGACACCCAGCTGGTTCGGGATGGTCAGCAGCAAGGTATCGGCCTCGGCAATCGCCTCGTCCTGCCGAAGCTGCTCGACGAGCACATCCGGCTCAGCCGCATAGCTCCGACCGAAGATCGCGCGGGTGCGCGGGTCGATGAAGCCGATCTGGTCCTCGCCGCCGCGCTCCCCGCCGAAATAGGCGCGGTCGCGATCGTTCATCAGCGCGAAAATGCTGCGGCTGACGGAGACACGGGGTGCACGGGTGTGGCCGGCGTCCTTCCATGCCGCGCGATAGCTACGGATTTGCGCGGCCTGTTGCACGTGAAAGGCCTCACCGGTCTCGTCGTTCTTGAGCGTCGAGCTCTGCAGGTTCATGCCGAGCTTGGCCGCCCACACCGCGGTGGCGTTCGAGCCGGCGCCCCACCAGATCCGTTCGCGCAGGCCTGCGGAATGGGGCTCGAGGCGCAGCAGCCCGGGCGGATTCGGAAACATCGGCTGCGGATTGGGTTCGGCAAAGCCTTCGCCGCGCAGCAGGTCCAGGAAAACTTCCGCATGGCGCCGGCCCATGTCGGCGT
This genomic stretch from Bradyrhizobium sp. CCGB12 harbors:
- a CDS encoding LLM class flavin-dependent oxidoreductase; the protein is MKKIGFLSFGHWTPSPQSQTRSAADTLLQSIELAVAAEQLGADGAYFRVHHFARQLASPFPLLATVGAKTSAIEIGTAVIDMRYENPLYMVEDAGAADLIAGGRLQLGISRGSPEQVIDGWRYFGYRPADGQSDADMGRRHAEVFLDLLRGEGFAEPNPQPMFPNPPGLLRLEPHSAGLRERIWWGAGSNATAVWAAKLGMNLQSSTLKNDETGEAFHVQQAAQIRSYRAAWKDAGHTRAPRVSVSRSIFALMNDRDRAYFGGERGGEDQIGFIDPRTRAIFGRSYAAEPDVLVEQLRQDEAIAEADTLLLTIPNQLGVDYCAHAIEAILTHVAPALGWR
- a CDS encoding BA14K family protein, translated to MEPDMTLRRTFVVLTAGAMLSAAASPVLAAPLPIANPGPDQGVQQVQYRHWHGHGPGHYHYRHHHGHYGNGAAVLGGLAAGAIIGGAIASSQARANAESYCVQRYRSYDPGSGTYLGNDGLRHQCP